TTCTTTGTCGTGCTGTTGGCTGGCATGGGATATTTGTTGGCCTGGCTAACGGCTCGATTCATGATCTCTGAGATGGGCTATGCCGTTGAAGAAGGCACCCCAGCCTTGGCGTCTCTGGGGCGGAGCTGGCGACTAACCCGCCGTAATGCTCGGCGCATTATACTGGGCATCATGATGGTCTTTTTGGCTAGCTTACCCATCCAGGTTGTCTTGCAACTGTTGATTGGTGCAGCCTCGGCTGGACTCACCCTAGCCTTACCAGATGATGCGATCGCCTACACGCCACTGCTGATGCTCGTTTCCTACAGCCTGAGTATTGGTGTGAGTGTGGTGCTGTTGCCCCTGTGGCAGGCCATCAAGGCAGTGTTGTACTACGACTTAATAGAACGGCGAGAGGGACGTTCTCTAGACTTAAGCGTGAGCGATCGCCCTGGTACACCATCTGTGCAGCCATGGCTCAACCACGTTACCCTGTTGACCCCTGAAAGTGTTGAGCTAGACTTCACTCTAGCAGGTGTGGGCAATCGCAGTTGGGCGCTGGTCTTAGATTATATTTTCCTTATCGGTGGCCTGCTGATTTTTTGGATAGGTTGGGGCTGGCTATCCACAACTCTGTTGGACTGGTTAGAAGATCTAGGTTTTGCTTATGAGAGTGCTTGGATTTGGGTATTGGCGATCGCGTTCCTGATCACCTTCATCATCTTCACCGGCTACTTTGTGCTATTTGAAACCCTGTGGCAGGGGCAAACCCCCGGCAAACGCATTATGCACATCCGGGTAATCCAAGATAATGGGCAGCCGGTCACCCTTGGGCAAACCACCCTGCGCGCCCTTCTGCGTCCGGTTGATGACCTGTTGCTGATAGGAGCCTTATTCATTGCCTTAGGAAAACGGGAAAAACGGCTTGGAGATTGGGTTGCTGGTACCCAGGTGATTCAAGAAGACTATGCCGATCCACGTCTGAAGCTGGAGATCTCCCCATCGGCCGGCACCCTTGCCCGCAAATTGTCTCCGTCGATGCACCTGGATCGCCTCTCTCCGGATCAGTTTGTCACCCTACGAGAGTATCTGCAGCGACGCTTGATGATCGATACCCAGATCCAGAAAGAGCTACGCCTGGATCTCGCTCGTCAGGCGAAGGAACTGGTTCAACTAGAGCAAGTGC
This is a stretch of genomic DNA from Candidatus Obscuribacterales bacterium. It encodes these proteins:
- a CDS encoding RDD family protein yields the protein FFVVLLAGMGYLLAWLTARFMISEMGYAVEEGTPALASLGRSWRLTRRNARRIILGIMMVFLASLPIQVVLQLLIGAASAGLTLALPDDAIAYTPLLMLVSYSLSIGVSVVLLPLWQAIKAVLYYDLIERREGRSLDLSVSDRPGTPSVQPWLNHVTLLTPESVELDFTLAGVGNRSWALVLDYIFLIGGLLIFWIGWGWLSTTLLDWLEDLGFAYESAWIWVLAIAFLITFIIFTGYFVLFETLWQGQTPGKRIMHIRVIQDNGQPVTLGQTTLRALLRPVDDLLLIGALFIALGKREKRLGDWVAGTQVIQEDYADPRLKLEISPSAGTLARKLSPSMHLDRLSPDQFVTLREYLQRRLMIDTQIQKELRLDLARQAKELVQLEQVPEGVSADQFLEALYVAYQRQSDAR